CGAATTTGTAAAACCCCCGTTCTCAAATATTAGTCATCTTTaaatcttgacactattcacaattgaagagaatcttttaatttctttccaaATATTTATTTCAAGCATGTCATTAGTTTTAATCCTATGTGACGCCATGTCCAATCCGAAGCACTCAGTTTTTGAGGACTTTTTCCTTCCAAATTAAATTTGCTACCATGAAAGCTCAAATATAAGGGGGTTGGGTCCACCGAGATAACATCTACATGAAAAAGTTCCCAAAAAATCCCATTGTGTACCCTTGAATCCTCCACTCATGTCAATTGAAGGTTCAGAACCTCAATCAGAGCTCCTCTGTCATGTGGTGGCCTCCTGAATGTAAATCCTAAGCATTCTCACAATTAAAACCAGACCCGCAGGCATTATATAGAGAAGACTATCGGAATTACGCAGGAAATCAAAGTATCAAACACCAAAGGTTGCCCTTCTCTGATCCTCTCTAAACCTCTTCCCAAAAAAGAATTCCACAAGGGACCACATTCATCCTTTATCTTGAACCTCACTAAAGGGAAGGATTAAGTGAACTGTAAGATAAATTTCCAAGGACAGACACATGTTACTCTATAACCTTCATTTGTTCTTGATTACCCGATGCCAAGGGGACTTAGAATCATGAGGAAAACGCCATAACCATTTTCCTACGAATGCGGTATTTTAGCAACGCCTTACCCAAAACCCAAACCTCCTTTAGCCTGCAGACAACACACCAAATCCCAACTCACAAGATTATCTTTTCTCATGCATGTTATGACTTTGGACATTGAAAAATTTATCATCAAGTTCTCAATCTTATTTGCAATATTGTATTCCGAAGATAGAGAGATTgtacagattttttttttttttgtttcgaaTGAGCCACTAAGGGCGGgagatgagaatcgatcccaggatcacctgTAAGCGGGatagaagctctaaccaactgagctatccatcactctcagaGAGATTGTACAGATGGATACTAGAAAAACATGTTTGAATCAAGTTATTCTCCCACCAAAAGAAAAATAGACCTTCTCCAATTCCCAGAAGGAGCAAAACAAAAGTACTTTCTATCCCTCCTACTgtatttgtttttgttcttcccattttTTTTTCTGGGATATATTGTTCTACCCGTGTGACTCCAATGGCCCCAAGCCCCACCATTAACCCTTGTTTCTTGGTTTCTCCCAAAAGAAGTGGGAAGACCAAGAAAAAACAGAGGAAGTTGTAAATTGAAGTCAGGCTTTGCGAAGTTTGCCTGCAGAAGTCAAACTTGGTGTATTTAGAGGGAGGATCATTTTTATGAATCTTTCAATTGTGCATGAGACGGGATACAAAGTCTTCTTTCAATCTGACAGTGATTGATCAAGCTGTATATACCTACATTTCATCAGTCGCTCTATTGGATTTTCAAGTGCAAGTACCACGCGcagctttatttatttatttatatccCACTATCCTGCCAAAAGTTCTCCTACACCCATTGTACGTTCTGTATTGTCATCTGGCATACTTGGTGTGTGATCCAATAAAAAATGTTGCCTTTTGGAAGTTTTTTGTCGATTTTGTAATTCTTTTTCTCTGCCGAGAAAATTCTAAAAGTGGTGTGTTGTGCAGGTTGATGGGACAGAATCATTTTTGCAAGAGGTGTTAAGTTCAAAGAATTGGGGCACCTTCGCTTTTGTTTTGCTTGAGATTATATTTTGGGGTCTTGTTGCTGGTTTACTTCATATGAAGCGCATATATGTGAAACTTTAGCATCTAATTGGCAACTTACGAGCTCGGGTATATGTTCTCACAGAAGATTACGAAAATAGAGGAAAAGGAGGTATCaggacccccccccccccccacacaccCCCTATTCTTGTTTCAGACAGCTGTAAATTAAATCCTTTCATTgtacataatgtttgtttggaaatagaaaaaaaaactacCGTCACAGGTGGAGATGTGTATACTGTGCAATAAAATACACAAGGAATGTGTTCTCTCCAACCGGATTACACGTAACTGCACGTGGTTCACAATGCTAGAGGATGCTATGCACATGTGGTTCACATTGACATTGACAAATGACAATGTTATTCCTTGGTTGCACAATACAATTTGCGCCTAAAGGCGACTGTTATTGAGTCTCACATATGTTTTGTAAAGGCTGTTAGGAATGAACAATTACAAATTGACTTCATCCTTATGCTTCTTGTTATGGTCCTCACAATCCAAATGCTATAGCCAGCATAGAACATAAACATTTGCACTTTGGGTTGAGAATGAGTGCAGTAAAATTCTAGCTTGTTGAGTAAGTTTTCAGGCTTTGTTTGGCTTGTAACTcggttttttttgtttatctCACCTCATTAGAAAAAAATCATACTCTGTACTTATCTTTTTTTGTCCTTTTCAGGTGATAGTAAAAGTCATCATACTCTtatttttttcaactttcatGAACAAAAACTTTACAAGGTAAGCTTCTTATCGTTGACAAGAAAGTGTATTATGTATACATATCATGATCCCCTCTAGATAATCTAAAATTGTATACAAAATTTGGATGTCATCTTTTATATGCATGCAAAAATGACAGTGGAATCTTGTGCTTTTCTTGTTTCCCTTGTGTATTCTTCCTATCCATCAATATTTACAAATGATGGGATTTTATAGGAAGCTAAATTTAAAAGTCTTTTTTTCTTCCCTTAGCTTTCCGATATCTTGCATTCTCAGAAATTAGAACTCTACCAATAAATACCCAACACATTCAGTAAACAAAAAGAAGCCAATTTCTTCGCAAAGAAGCTAGGCGGCTGGTATTTTGATTTCACCTCCTAAGGCAAAATGGCAAATACTAGCCGTCTTTGCTTATGGAGAACAGGCTCTTTTAAAAACTCCCCAAAAATTTGAATTTACAGTCCCTTCATCTCTTCTTCCTTGAGCGAAGCCAAACTCGTGCTGGAATTCGCCTCAACGTTGTACTGCTTGGTCAATGACACATCATCCGATCCAAGCCTAGACCCGTGCCTTGAACCTTTATCTTTTGACTTTGACATTGCCTTGACAGAGCCTTCTCCATCTTTGGATTTCTTTCGTCTAGATTTCTTGGGTATGTTAGGAAGGCTTTGTGAGCTGGAGGATTCACCGACTCGGGGGCTAGTGATTTCCTTTTGTTTATGGCGCCTCCTGGAGGATCTGGATTTGTGGCTTGGACTCCCAAGTGGAGAGTCTGTTGACCCAATGCTGTCCATTGATGGTTGCCGTCTTGACGACTTTGGCAAACCTGGTAAGTCTCTCGCTGGAGAATCTCTTACAGAAGTATTTCTTTTGGTGGATGAATCTAtcaaatttaaaatcaaaccaGACAATCAAATACATTTGCTGGCCTTTGTACCTCTAAACTAAACCTGATAGAACTATCTGATGATTTAATCCAAACCCGGATTTATATGGTAAAATCCTACCCAAAAAGATTAATAAACCatattgtaattattttttattattttaaataactaattTAAAAGACCTTAAGATGACTCGAACCTCATTAAAAGCCAAAAAACATAACTTGGCCATCAGATTTATAGAATGTTGGTGTCAGTCACAATTTACTGTATTTGGAGGGAAATGAATGGCAGGAGGTTTCAAAATGCTCAGGCTTCTCCGCAAGTTATTATCAAGCAAATTTAGACTATGGCTTATGCGAGGAGTATGATGTTCAAGAAGACTATTAATATTATGCCTTAATTTCTTTGTGGTTGTTGTGTTTTTTTGGCTAGCCTGTTGTTCGGTGCTTTGCGTTTCTGTTGTTTACCATGGTGAAATTTTTaccaaaaaagaaaacataACTTGACCTGAATGAATAATTCATCATCTAGACATGATGCAAGCCTAACAAATAGTTCTACCCTGTACAAGTTTAGAAAATGGTAAAGTGAGATAGGAAAACAAGAACCTTGCGAGTTGACGTCCTCAACATCCTTGTTAGCGTCTCCGTTTAGTAGTGGTGCTGTTGTATTCCCTGCTTCTGGGGGTTTGAACTCATTCATCTAACAACCAAACATTAACGGATTAGttttagaaaatacaaaattaGATTAAGTTTTCTACATGATGGTATTATGAAAATAGAAGTAAAGGCCTAATACATACCCAACTTGGTGAGTTTACAGATGGACCATCCCATCCAATATGAGCTACATGCTTTACATCTGTGGGAAAACCTATTTGCATTTCCTTATCATCCTCCTCTTCCTCTAATCACATTATAATCAACACAGATGATCTCGTTAATCGTTGTAAATTAATATCATAAAATGATCCTAAAACTAAATTATTTCTGTTTTTTCTTAGAGGTGAGATGGACATACCAAAAATCTGGGAAATGTATCTGAGGCCCTTGAGTAGGCCCTTCATCTTTATGCTCATAACCTACAAAAAAGCCccttttttctatttattttatccTTTCTAATCGTCGGTTTCCATTGCCCTCATAATATAGCCAACTGAAAACAAAGTGGCACATCAAAGGAAAAATTATTAGATTAGGGTAAACTAGCTAGATGAACATCGCCATTTATTCAATTCATATATTAATCGCCTCATCTGATACATGATTGATTCAGCAGCACGATGATGTGATACTCGATAGAAACTATTTTTAAATATGGAAGATGAATAGGATGATAAAAGATACTCAAACCTTGAAGAAATAATGTGAGCAATGTCAATATACCAAAGAATTGTTCAAGTGAAACAATTAGAAGAAGATCTTATATATATTTGATTGTCTTTTTTGTAGGAGAAATTTATCTTTAGCTTAATAAATGacttcctttttcttcttttttttcctcTCCTTCGCCAATACTAGATAGAATGTCATGCAAGATGGAAAATGAtttagaaaaagaaagaaaagggaaTTAATGAAAGGAAAACTTTGTATATAGAAGGGTTGAGCTTTCGCTAATTAGATGGGAAAATGCTAATGGTCTTGCTAATAAACCCTTAATGGTAGGAACTAGGAAGCCATTCGCTCGTCGAAAATTTAGCATCTTGCCAAGGAAAAAGGAAGCAAATGCAGTTTGTTTCATCGTCTATTTTTAGTGTGTTTGGACAAGTCAGTGGTTTGATCTATGTTTAAGTAATCCGGCCTTCTATTTTAACTAAATATAGACTATTATCCTACGATTTAGCAGATGATTAACGGATGTTAATAGAAATACAAAAGCTACCTTTTATTGGTTAAATCTACATTTAGGGTCTTTCGGTTATATGATAACTAGTTTTATATGCACGTGCTGCGTGCAAACGTAAATAGATTACGCACAAAATTGATTTAGAGTAGTTGTGTGTGTGATTAGTAGTGCACAATcttgcatgcatacatatatAGCAGAATTCCTTATTGAATGAATGTGGATATTATAGTCTATTTCTAGGGGTCATAAAAATGTCAATTATTCTCTTATAGAATAAAGATTATTAAATTATACGGCCGGCAGCATTTTAATGTTTCTACTCCGTAATATTTAGTTAGCCAAGAATATAATGTACACTACTGTAAAGCAAATTGTACGTTCTGATTTTTGTCACTATACATGCAGAATCACGGTTTGATGATTAGAAGACTTACATAATGTTTTAGCCATTTTAGTTTATGTATCTCTTGAACAGTACTATCTCAATGTTCCTGATTTCTACCCACTTACTATTTATATATTGGATCAAACTTAAA
This Spinacia oleracea cultivar Varoflay chromosome 6, BTI_SOV_V1, whole genome shotgun sequence DNA region includes the following protein-coding sequences:
- the LOC110794440 gene encoding CRIB domain-containing protein RIC6, which gives rise to MSIKMKGLLKGLRYISQIFEEEEDDKEMQIGFPTDVKHVAHIGWDGPSVNSPSWMNEFKPPEAGNTTAPLLNGDANKDVEDVNSQDSSTKRNTSVRDSPARDLPGLPKSSRRQPSMDSIGSTDSPLGSPSHKSRSSRRRHKQKEITSPRVGESSSSQSLPNIPKKSRRKKSKDGEGSVKAMSKSKDKGSRHGSRLGSDDVSLTKQYNVEANSSTSLASLKEEEMKGL